Proteins found in one Triticum aestivum cultivar Chinese Spring chromosome 4D, IWGSC CS RefSeq v2.1, whole genome shotgun sequence genomic segment:
- the LOC123099703 gene encoding proline-rich protein HaeIII subfamily 1-like, with translation MVAASRRASSMRVRAAMKMAYLLAFAVVLLSACGLASSRSLPSVTTHGADAQLEGGRAARAKLEPPTANADKPPELGIGDDGAVQSEKKKRHAKAPPKHHGPGKHAPPADLSPPAPDPDGGQPPEVPVPEGPHDQNPPAWPFPWPQPPPGNDQWPPFHPPPLPAWTRPGDDRPPLPPFPFHPPPLPAWPQPEPGEQWPPLPAWPQPEPGKQWPPLPAWPEPGPGEQWPPFPAWPQPDPGKQWPPFPAWPQPEPGKQWPPFPFYPPPMPSWQWPPALSFHGQEEQHASRLAPPVPAHN, from the coding sequence ATGGTGGCAGCATCAAGAAGAGCATCCTCGATGCGTGTAAGAGCTGCCATGAAGATGGCATACCTCCTGGCCTTCGCCGTCGTCTTGCTCTCGGCGTGCGGCCTCGCCTCCTCGAGGTCGCTGCCCTCGGTCACCACCCATGGCGCCGATGCACAGCTGGAAGGTGGCCGAGCCGCGCGCGCCAAGCTCGAGCCTCCAACCGCGAATGCCGATAAACCGCCGGAGCTCGGCATCGGCGACGACGGTGCCGTTCAGTCTGAGAAGAAAAAGCGCCATGCCAAGGCGCCGCCCAAGCACCACGGGCCTGGCAAACACGCTCCTCCGGCCGACCTTTCGCCGCCGGCGCCTGATCCGGACGGCGGCCAGCCCCCGGAGGTACCTGTTCCGGAGGGCCCGCACGACCAGAATCCGCCAGCGTGGCCGTTCCCGTGGCCGCAGCCGCCACCGGGCAACGACCAGTGGCCGCCGTTCcacccgccgccgctccccgcgtGGACGCGTCCGGGCGACGACCGACCGCCTCTGCCTCCGTTCCCGTTCCACCCACCGCCACTTCCTGCATGGCCGCAACCAGAACCAGGCGAGCAGTGGCCCCCGCTGCCGGCATGGCCGCAGCCAGAACCAGGAAAGCAGTGGCCCCCGCTTCCTGCATGGCCGGAGCCAGGACCAGGAGAGCAGTGGCCGCCGTTTCCGGCATGGCCGCAGCCAGACCCAGGAAAGCAGTGGCCGCCGTTCCCGGCATGGCCACAACCGGAGCCAGGAAAGCAGTGGCCTCCGTTCCCGTTCTACCCGCCGCCGATGCCGTCATGGCAGTGGCCGCCAGCACTGTCTTTCCACGGCCAGGAGGAACAACACGCATCTAGGCTGGCGCCGCCTGTTCCAGCGCACAACTGA